A single region of the Podospora pseudopauciseta strain CBS 411.78 chromosome 1, whole genome shotgun sequence genome encodes:
- a CDS encoding hypothetical protein (COG:S; EggNog:ENOG503P7UZ), whose translation MAGRPNNRGPGGGQPPVPPAAQRQNEYFVPRDGIDREVITSDICRYLGNDALVRPGTYESPDGRVTQGYFITAYRNLTSAMIQDLKADSARWEQERRAASRSSGGGAGGAREQTRGQSDYSAWKNRQREQEYEASYGATAMDIDYQPAPPPPKNPGYGGQPYPGPPPPAGYPQGAYPPQVHPAAAPQYQTQPYGGYPPNVPPTQYSPGPQGGDRYAGMVPPPPIQGQFAQDAAFIHGSNYQTAPGYANAPRMPVMPLAPSSAPPSRAFSTPTSGPPFGSEADPYGYPPPAGIPASQAFPADPLYGRGSPAGTAQRQGYPAAPDQPPYEDHNSPVLPNTTVPPTSSTPTSAGPSSGRRDRDSEPRDRERDHREHRARRSETERDDRHGDRNRHHRR comes from the exons ATGGCGGGGAGACCAAACAACAGAGGACCTGGCGGCGGCCAGCCCCCAGTTCCGCCAGCAGCCCAGCGTCAAAACGAATACTTTGTGCCCCGTGATGGCATCGATCGCGAGGTTATCACATCAGACATCTGCAGATACCTGGGAAACGATGCGTTGGTGCGCCCTGGCACCTACGAG TCTCCAGATGGACGTGTCACCCAAGGTTATTTCATCACGGCATACCGAAATTTGACGTCG GCCATGATTCAAGATCTCAAGGCCGACTCCGCTCGGTGGGAGCAGGAACGGCGCGCAGCGTCCAGGTCTTCGGGCGGCGGCGCTGGAG GCGCTCGTGAGCAGACCCGCGGGCAATCTGACTACAGCGCGTGGAAGAACCGCCAACGGGAACAGGAGTACGAAGCCTCGTACGGCGCCACTGCCATGGATATTGACTACCAGCCggctcctccgccgcccaaGAACCCGGGCTATGGTGGCCAGCCGTACCCCggacctccccctcctgccGGATACCCCCAGGGTGCTTACCCACCACAGGTTCATCCCGCTGCCGCTCCCCAGTATCAAACTCAGCCCTACGGAGGATATCCGCCCAATGTTCCGCCAACTCAGTATTCCCCAGGACCTCAGGGAGGTGACAGATACGCCGGGATggttcctcctccgccgatCCAAGGACAATTCGCCCAGGATGCTGCCTTCATCCACGGATCCAACTACCAGACTGCCCCTGGATATGCCAATGCACCGAGGATGCCGGTTATGCCATTGGCCCCTTCATCCGCCCCCCCTTCGAGGGCTTTCAGCACGCCAACATCAGGTCCTCCATTTGGCTCGGAAGCAGACCCATATGGCTACCCGCCTCCTGCTGGGATTCCGGCCAGCCAGGCCTTCCCAGCCGACCCTCTTTATGGCCGCG GTTCCCCTGCAGGTACAGCGCAACGGCAAGGCTACCCGGCCGCCCCGGACCAGCCGCCATATGAGGATCACAACAGCCCGGTGcttcccaacaccaccgttCCTCCAACCAGCTCGACACCCACGAGTGCCGGACCGTCCAGTGGCAGACGCGACCGCGATTCAGAACCGAGAGACCGAGAGCGTGATCATCGAGAGCACAGAGCTCGCCGTTCCGAGACCGAACGCGATGACAGGCACGGAGACCGGAACAGGCACCACCGTCGCTAA